Genomic DNA from Paenibacillus donghaensis:
TTTAGCATTTTCCACTGCTACTTTCAAGCTGGATGGCGCTGTTTGATAATTCACTTGGATATCCCCAGTTTTTGTTTCCACTCTCATTTCACCTTTTTCCTCCACCCCGTTCAGAACGATTTCGCCACTTTTAGAATAAAGATTCATAACAGAACTGGTTACATTTTTAAAATAAAGGTCATTCCCCCTGGCGGCTACGTCTATTCTATCAAATGAGCTATCCTTTACATGCAGGTCCCCTTCTATTAGATTTAAATCCCCCGAATCTGCTTCAACTTGATTGAAATTCACACTGCCTGCTTTATTTTCAACGATTAAATTATGGGTTGCCAACGTTCTAATATTGATATCTCCTTCATTGTTGACCATTCTGACTTGTTCTACTGTATTTTTGGGAATTAAGACTTTGATCGTTCCCTCTTTATGAAAAGAAAAAGCTGAGAAGGCCCCGCCAATTTGCTTATCTTGTTGTATAACTAAGTTATTAGATTTACGCGTCACTACAACAGGAGCTTTCTTCTTGTCCGTCTGATTCCCCTCAATGTCTACATGGACTTGATTGTCTGCTGATTCCCTCACTACAAGATCCCATGAATCATTATTAATCTCAATGCTCTGGACTTCTTTCGCCGGGATGTCTTCTGTTAGCTCAAAATCTTGAGATCCATCTTGCAAGCCAATGACAAGGATAACCACCAGGACAACCGCCATCGATATCCATATCCACTTATTTGTTTTCATGGTTTATGCAACATCCGTTCTGTCAATTTTACGATAGGATAGATAAGCTACGGCCAAACCTAACATGCAGAAAACAATAGGTACGCCGATAAATTGAAACATAGATACAGAACTGCTCCCATCAGAAACCATAGAATTTAGCAGAATCCCTAAGATTACTGAACTAGTAATTGTTGTGGCAGTAGATTTTTTACGCATCCCGAAAGACAATGGAATAAGACTTAAGCCAGCTGTCATTACTGAAGCAATAAGGATTGCTGGAAAGGTAGCCAACACATCTTCCTTTGTAGCAGTTGTTTCGAAGAAATGGACTGTCGGATTTAATAACACTGTCAATACTTCAATGATGAAGGTGGAAATCACTACACTGAAGAAACAGAAGCCAATCACAATCATTAGCTTTGCTTGAATCACTTTTTTTCGTTGCAGAGGATAAGTAAATAACAATTGAATGGTTTTATTCTTATATTCATCAATCACAAGTCTGGAAATAATAATGCCTGAAAAAACAACAAAGGTAATGCGAATAAAGATGTTAGCCAGTGACATAAAGGCTGTGAAATCTAAAAACATTGGTTCATCCTGAGCATTGGACATTAAAGCCATTCCTGCTACCATTCCAAAAATAATAACCATACAAACCACAGCTCTTATGCCGTATCCCGCCAGATTATTTCTCTTCCATTCGATTTTCATTAATCTGAACATGTTATTTGCCTCCATTAATAAGATTCAGGAAATATTCTTCTAAGTTGCTTTGTTGTGTTTCGATGCGATTTACAACGATATCATTTAGCACCAGCTCTTTATTTATGACCGATTGAGATACATCTTGTTGATAGACCCGGATGGTTTCCAGATCCATCACTTCATAGTCATGAATGTTCAATTTTCTCTCCAGCACAAGTGAAGCCTGCTTACTATCAGTCACTTTTATTTCTAGATATTCAACATTTTCTCTTTTGATTTCACTCATCTTAACTTCCTTTATTAATTGTCCATTATTAATGATTCCGATCGTATCCGCAATGGATTCAATCTCTGAAACGATATGACTGGAGATTAGAATTGTCATACCATAGTCATTCTTTAGCTCCAATAAAAGCATACGGATATCTTTAATCCCCACAGGGTCCAATCCGTTAATCGGCTCATCAAGAATCAAAATTCCCGGCTTGGTAAGAATGGCTCTGGCAATTCCCAGGCGCTGTTTCATTCCAAGAGAAAACTCATGTACTTTTTTGTTTCCCACGCCTTTTAAGCCAACCGTCTCCAAAACTTCTTGAATACGATCCTCACCATCATATCGGGTATAATCACAATGATACTTTAGGTTGTCAGCAGCTGTTACACGGTCATAAAAAACAGGATATTCAATGATGCTGCCTATATGCTGCAAGTATTGAAAAGAGGTTTGTAATACCGGTTGATTCAGCACAACAATCTCGCCTGATGTTGGCTTCACCAAATTTAGAATCATTTTCATGATTGTTGTTTTCCCCGCACCATTCGGTCCTAAGAACCCGTAAATTTCACCTTTTTCAATATGCATGGTTACATTTGAAACAATGTTGTTTCCTTTATAAGCTTTTGACAAGTGATTGATTTGGATCATTGTTTCCATGGTTTCTCGCTCCTTATGTGGTGTGCTCAATCTTCCTGCTACGTTCCCAGCATAAGGCATTTCTACTCAGTTCAAGATGGTAAGATCGCCAACCGTCCTTTAACCTTCATAAACGGTACTTTTTTTAAAGAAAAAGAAGTGCCAGCAGCCATTTTAGAAATAGCTTCCAGCACTTCATATTAAGAATTCATATTTAAGTAAGATATTTTTTTCATTTTAAAGCTTTCATCTTTTCAATGGTTTCCTTTTGCAGTCTTCTTGAAACCGGACAACTTTCATTATGATCAAACATAATTAATTTGTTCTTTTTATCAATGGATCTAATATTCGCTAAGTTCACTACAAACGCTCGATGACAGCGGAACAGGCGTTCATCATAATCTGCAATTTCATTTAATTCAGCATAAAAATCAAGAACCTTAGACTTAGTAATTAATCTGATTTTATGTGCGATTTCCATAGTTTCAAAATAAAGAATATCAGAAAAAGGTAATTGAAAGCTGGTGTATTTATTCTCAAAAGAAAAGTTATCGGGACTCACCGGAATGGTCCTTAGCGAATTGGCAATCAATAGACAATCTTCAACTTTTCGAATAAATTCTTCTTCTTGTAATTCTTTTTCAATAAAATCTAAAGCAGCCACACGATATTCAAACGTTATCGGCGCAAGCTCGGAATGCGTGGTCACAAATACAATCGTGCCATAGGGATCTTTCTTTCTTATTTCCTGAGCGACAGTCAGTCCTTTATGCTCCTCATGTTTGATCTCCAAATCAAGAAAATACAATTGATGATCGGCCACATTTTCAATATGCGATAATAAATGATCCGGTTTTGCGGTTGAAAATAAACTCCGGTAACGAATCTGATGCTTTAACGACAATTCTTTAATGATTCGTTCCAACCGTTGCTGCTGGATAAGGTTATCCTCTAATATGAATATGTTCATTTCCGTTCTCCAGTCTTTCTTAAAATAAGCGTTTGGGAAAATAAGGCGGATTGGGACTCCGTTTCTAGTGACGCGAAGTTATTTTCTTTTAGCATTTGTTGCACGTTAAATAGCCCCACGCCACGCCCCTTGCCTTTTGACGAATATCCCCGCTCCCCCAGTCGTCGTAAACTGACCTTCTCTCCACTGCTATTTTGAATTTTGATTCGTTGAACGGCAGAGTCTTCTAATAGCACAATCCAAATCTTAGCTTCATCTGTCTTAGCCGCTGCTTCAATCGCATTATCCAAAAGAATGGAGAAAATCCGGGTAAAAGAAATCAATTCCATCTGAATCAAATGAATGGGCTCTTCAATTTCTAATGCAACATCAATTTTCATTTGCTGGGCCATTATAATTTTGGCAGCCAGGATACTTTTGACCTCTGATATATGCAGGTTTCGCAGCTTGACAAAGCTGTACTCATTCTTACGCATTAATTGCCCGGTCGGCTTAACCGTTTGTTCAAATACTTGTTTGACTTGCTCCCAATCCTCCCGATAAATCCCTTCCTCCAAAGTCAACAGGATGTTGGCATAGTCATGACGAAAACCTCTGAATTCATCGTATATTTTTTCAAGCTGTGTTGCATAATCCTTAAGTTGCACCAATTGCTCACTTTTAGATTTTTCAATTTCTCTTTTTTGAATATGACTGTATTGAAATTGCATATACAGCAAAGCGATGATAAATAACAGCCACATTCCTACAAGTAATGTTCTATGAAAAGAGCTGAATTCACCGGATTTATTTCCAATAGTTAAAATCGGATATACCGAGATGATAATGATGATTAAAAGCACGATCACTGGAAAAAGAATTACTTTGCTGGATTCCTGCAGGATTTCTTTGTTGAGCTGCGGAACATAGTGCCGTACTAACCTAAGACCGATTTCATTGATAATGGGCGGTGCCATAGCTGTAAATAGATACGGAAGATAATCAATATTCGCTGATGATTGTTTGAAGATAAATTCAACCAAACCTGTAATCGGATCTGCTGCGAGATAACCGATAAATGAGTTCATTACCAAGGCATAGGCTCCGTAATAAAAACCTAAAGCGGTAAACGTTCTATGATTTTTAAAGTAGGATATGCCCACAAAACAGAAAAATAGCGTAATCGCGCCCCATACTCCAATAAAATATGTAGAGACAAATCCAATCATTAAAAATATCGCTAGCCAAGCCGTTATTTCTTTGATTGTAAAGTGATAGCGTGAAATGGATTGAAAAATTAAAAAGAAGCTTAGTATTTGAATACTCATAATTAAATTAATCATTTTTTGCACCACCGGTCTTCATGTGAAAAGAATAAACATTCCCCATTCATTCACTAATCGGATTAAGGACACTTTTCAGTCTATCATTAAACTCTTTTTAACAACAACAGTGATCATCTAAGCCAAAAGCCCTCAATCGAACCAGATCGGCCGAGTGCGGGCTTTTCAAACCTTTAATGCCATTCTACGCTCAAGATATCGGCACCATATAAGGCGTTCTTCTCTTATATTGTACTACCTCATGGATACCTACGTTCTGGAGCAATTCTATCGCTTCAGCAAATCCTTGCTGCACATCTCCCGCTTGATGGGCATCCGAGCCAATAGATACCGCTCTGCCGCCTAAATTCACATACATGTTGAGAATATACGGGTGTGGATGAATCCAGCCTTGCCGATATAGTCCGGTTGTATTCAGCTCAAGCACCTTTCCCTTCTCGATAATGAGCTTCAAAATATCATACAAAATAGGCTTGCATGCCACCAAATCTTGTTCAACAACCGGGTAAGTAGTATATCTCGTCACATAATCCAAATGGGCCACGATATCATAATTGTCCATCTGGTCAACGGCCTCTCTTACGTGCTTAAAATAATGCCTAAGCCGTTGCTGCATGGGAAGATCATGATAAGCCTTCTCCGAAAAGTCTAGGTTGCCATCATTGTGAGCAGAAAGTAAAATTACGTCAAACTCGTGCTGAGCCAAATATTTGTTTATGGCGTCTTTATAATCGCTTCGAAAGCCGACTTCAATACCTTTGCGAATCTCCAAAGGGTAACGCTTCGCCAGTTCCACGACTTCTCTATCGTAACTATTCCAATCAATATGAACATCCTGCTTGAAATATTTGCAATCATATTCTAAATGGTCTGTCGTAACGACAGCCGGTTTCCCCAGCGCAAGTGCATATCGCACAAGCTCCTCCAGAGTTGAGCTGGAGTCAGGCGAATAGGAGGAATGCACATGCTGATCGATTATTAGATTGGGTATTGCCATTGTTCAATCCCCCCTCACTTTCTATTGAAACTGCAAAAGATTGCGCCCTTCGTCTGTCATATCGAACAGATGGAATTTATCCGGCCGTATGCCGATCGAGACTATTTCTTGTTCTTTTAACTGCTTCTCATTATCGGTTAATAGTCGAATCATAATATCAGACTCTCCATCCCGATCCGTCATTTTAACTAATTGCCCATTACCCAAATGCTCAATAAGATCAATTCTCAGCATAATGGATGCTTCATTAGGATGCTCTGGTAAGAAGAAATCATGAGGCCGTATGCCCAGCTTGACGGCTTTTCCTATATGCTGCTTCTCCAACCTTCGCGACTGGGGAATCTCTAATTCGAACAGTTTCGTCTTCACCCACTGCCGATCCTCTCTCTGCTCCACGGTTCCGTCAATCAAATTCATAGGCGGGTTACCCAAGAAGCTCGCAACGAATAAGTTAGCAGGATGTTGGAACAGCTCATTTGGAGGCGCATATTGCTGAATTTTACCATCGTTAAGAATGGCTACTCGATCAGAGATAGCCAAAGCTTCCTCTTGGTCATGCGTTACAATGATCGTCGTTACGCCCAATTTACGTTGAATCTTACGAATCTCATCTCGAACATCCAATTTTAATCGCGCATCCAGATTAGACATCGGTTCATCCAGCAGCAAAATTTCCGGATCCTTGGATAAGGCACGTGCCATGGCCACCCGCTGTTGCTGGCCACCTGACAGTTGTGACGGCTTGCGATCAAGCAGATGATCGATTTGCATAATCACACTCGTGTGCAGAGCACGTTCGTGTGCCTCCTTCTTAGACATCTTTCGCTCACGGAGCGGAAACGCAATGTTATCCCTTACTGTCAAATGAGGATACAGCGCATAGGACTGAAATACCATCCCGATATTTCGATCCTTCGGCTCCACATGATTCATAAGTTTATCCTTGAAATATATTTCTCCGGATGTGGGCTTAAGCAATCCGGCCAGCATCATCAGAGTTGTTGTTTTCCCGCAGCCTGAAGGGCCTAGCAGCGCCACGAATTCACCTTTTGCAATTTCAAGATTCAATCCGTCCACTGCGCGGCTTTCGTTTTGCTTACCACCATAGTTTTTTACGATATTCACAAGAGAAATCATACCTGCTTAGCTCCTCCCAAGTTAACCTTCAGGAATATTTTTTGAGTAAAGATATAGAACACGACCAACGGAATCGTGTAGAACAAACCAATGGCGGTAATCAATCCGTAGTTCATAATGACATTTTCCTTCGTAACCAGACGAGACAGGTAACCAGCTAACGTCAGCATATTGTCATCGAATATGAACAGCTTGAATAGAAACCACTCACCGTAAGCGCCTAGAAAGGCGAACACTGCAATCGCCCCAATGCCCGGAAATACATAAGGAACCAACACTCTCATGAGGGCTTTGAATCTTGTGCATCCATCAACCATCGCCGCCCACTCCAAATCCCAGGGTACCTCATCAAAGAACCCTTTCATTATATACACTCTGCCCGGCAAGGACCCTGATATCGCAACGAGAATAACGCCTAAGTACGTATTCACCAGATCCATCTGAACCAGGATGAAGAAGGTAGCAATGATGAGCGTAATGGCTGGAAATGAGCGCATCAGGAATAGAAACTTCATCGCAGCCAGCTTTCCTTTGAAATCGAGTCTAGAGAATGCATACGCGGCGGGTACAGCAATGATAATCTCAATCACTACAATAAGAGATGAATAGACTAATGTATTTAGAACAATGGGCCAAATCGCTGGTAGATTAACCCCCGCATACTCGACAGGCTCCTTCACAAAATTGAAGTTTTCCAGCGAAAATTGGCCCGTCGTGCTATTCAAAGTCGCTGAGAGAAAGTACCATATGATCATTCCGACGATAGGCATGGCGAAAAGCAGCATGTATGTGTGCACGAGCAGCTTTTTTACAGTTATAGTTGACATCTTGGCCTCCTAATCTTCAATGCGCGATGGCTTGATCATTTCATCAAAATCAAACAGCCTCAGCAGCCATAATGTCAAAATAAGCGAGATCAGAACGACCACAAGCGATAAAGCAGCGCCATAGCCATAATATTTTAGATTAAAGGCCTGCTGATAAGCATATAAAGATAACGTTGTCGTATCCCGCATCGGTCCGCCATTGGTTAATAGCAAGATAAAGAAGTAGGAGGACACAAAACCGATAAGGTCAGATATCGTGATATACATTAACGGCCACTTTAATGAAGGCAGGATAATTTTGGTGATAACCGATTTTTCACTGGCTCCATCCACTTTGGCGGCCTTATACAGATCTTCAGGGATGGAGCTAATGGCTGCAGATAGGAGAATCATTCCCCCGGAAGTCGTAGATACAATGGTAGCAATGATGACGACAGCCATAGCAATTTTTGTGAACCACGAAATGGGGTCACCATCTGGCTGGAAGAATAGTGCAATCTTATTGAGCCACCCTTCACCCGTGGGGTCAAATAGATATTTCCAGAACGTAACATAGACAACAGCAGGAATGATGCTCGGAATTAACCAAAGGACACGATAAATGACGGCCGAGAAACTCCCCTTTAAAAAATACTGGGTCGCGATCGAGATAAATAGTCCGAAGAACAAAGAGAAAGCAAGTGTAATCCCTGCAAATACGAAGGTGTTCCACAAAATTTGAGGCATGCTATAATCGGAAAAGATTCGTTTGAAATTTTCGAAACCAACAAAGTTGATTTTCATTGATGCATTCAAGTCCGTGAAGGACATAATAATGGTCGCGATAGCCGGAAGAATAAAAAAGACAAGCACCAGAAGAGCGAAAGGCATGATGAATAAATAAGGATACACTCTCTTGGTAAAAGGCTTCTTGTACGCCTTCTTAGCTACCGTCACGGGGATCTCCATAATGAAATCTGCACCTGCTTCCTATTAAGAAAATATACGGAAGGTGCTCTTGCAGAACAGAGCACCTTCTCAGTATCATTGTTATTCTACAATGAGGCTATCTGCTGGTACATTTTGTTGCACATCCTTTTTGAACAGCTCATAGGCTTCAGCTGACGTTTTGCCTTTCGTAAGTATGGCATCGATACCGAGCGTGAAGGATTTCATATAGACTGCATAATCCATCTGAGCCGGCCGTGTCTTGGTAAATTCGATCAAATACGCATGATCTTTGTAGAAGTTCATTTCTTGAAAGCGCGAGTCTTCCTGCGCTGCCGCCGTTACGGGCAGCTTACCGCTCTTAAGCGTATGATTGATCTGAAGATCAGGATCCAACATATGTTCAATCAGTCTTTGGACATAAGGCATCTTCTCATCATCCACACCTGATCCCACAAAGATCATGGCAGGATTACTGTAGGATACTGGTTTTCCTCCCTGTTCCACCGACGGAATCGGAATCCAGATCGCATTCTCGTTAAACCATTTTTCATAGCCAGCCAAGTCTTCATCCATGCCAAGCTGCGTACGCATTAATTGGTAAAATTCAGTGCGGGCAAATTCAGCGAACAGATCACCTTTAATGAACATCGCCGCAGCCTTCTCCGTATCAATCTCTGCAATTCCTTCTGTAACTACACCGCGCTGCATCGCGTCATACCAGAATTCATAAACCTTCTGCGTATTTGGCGACAGAACCATCTTGTTTTGTTCAGCATTGTAATTGAAGTTACCGAATGTATAATTCCACCCTTCAAACCGGGTATCCTCTACTCCAAATCCTGACTTAACCAGCTTTTGCTTAACAGCCGTATCTGCCAGATCAACCAGCTCGTTGAAAGTGAAACTGCCATCATCCACGCGAGTTTTCAGCTCATCAATCTGTGTGGTTGTCCACCCTAACCCTTCCAGCGCCTTCCGGCTGACGAATACTGGAGATGCATCCATATCCTGAATAACGCCGTAGTAGTGATCTTGGTATTTCATAATATTTTCGTAGGATGCGGGCATGTTATTGAACACATCTGAATTTCCAACCCAATCCACATCACGGATTAGTCCGGCATTCAACTGCCACCCAATATCTACGCTGGAATTAATAAATATATCCGCTTTTTTATTCGCTTGTGCCTGCAGAATAAGCTCATCATCGCCAATGCCAGGCCACCAGTCTATTCTGACTTGTACCTTATCCGCCTTCAGCTCCTCATTCAGACGCTTCTCTGCTTCAATGAAATTGTCCTTACGCGCTCCCCATGTATTCTCACGAACGGAGAGCACTACTTCTTTCATATTCCCCTCATTGCTAGGAGTATCTGTAACTGAACCAGAATTAGAGCTTGTACTACATCCGGCTAACAATGTAATACTTGTAAGTATACTAACTAATCCAAGTGCAAACCTCTTCATGCTAATAAACCCTCCTCGTTTTCCAGTTATCACTGGCATAACTAAACTATAACGGAGAATTGTAAAACCCATGTCAATTGCACATAAAATATTTGCTTTATTTTATTTTCATTTGCATTCATGTTGTTTTCATCCTGAAAAAAACTGATTTCAGCTTTTAAACACATACTCTAGCGCTTGATCCAAAATAACAAACGCTTCTTCCATTTGTGCAATACTGGTAATTAGTGGAGGAACAAGTGTGATAACATTTCCGCTGGATACCTTGAAACTTAGCCCCCGGGATAGACATTCATAGAGAAGCTTTTCTGCACCTGTCACTTCTTTTTCTTTCGTCACACGATCCGATACAAGTTCAATTGCCGCCAGCATCCCTATCACCCGAACATCGCCGATTACCTCATACTTCTTCTGCAGATCCTCAAGATGAGAGGTTAGCCATAGCTCCATACGCCCTGCATGCTCAAGCAGATTTTCATTTTCAATGTATTCAATGGTAGCCAAAGCAGCCGCACAGCCTACAGCACTTTTTTCATGTGTATAATGCCCGAGTGAAATATCGCCCGCAATATCTAAATGTTCTCTGGCAATGACACCCGCCATCGGAAAAATCCCACCGCCAAACCCTTTGCCGATGACGACGATATCCGGAACAATATCATAATGCTCATGAACGAACATTGTGCCCGTACGGCCTAGCGCCGTCGGTATTTCATCCAATATAAGCAAGACGCCATAATCGTTGCAGATTTGACGAAGCCGTTGCATATAGGCAACACTAGGGATCTGTACGTCCGTGCTTCGAATAGGCTCAAGAATGACAGCACACACATCACCTTCTCGTTCCAACATATAGGTTAGGTAGTCCAGATTTCTGACAGCAGCTGTGTCTCCTTCACCAAAGATTGAACGATAGCTGTTATAAGGCATCATATGCTCTGTTCCAGTCATCATCGGTCCCATCCCACTCCTGAATACAGCTTCACCACCCACCGATATTGCATCCAGGCTTGCACCATGAAAGGAATCCCACGTCGAAATGGTTTTGTGCTTACCGGTTGCTCTGCGTGCAAGCTTTAGCGCTATTCCAATAGCCGTTGTACCTCCAGGTGCAAAAAGCACCTTGTTCAAATCTCCCGGTGCAAGCTCGGTCAGCTTCTGTGCCAGATCAATCGCAACCTGGCTCGTATATCGGCGGGGCAGAAATGGCAGTTGCTGCATCTGTTTGATGATCGCATTCATTACATACTCATTTTTGTAACCCACCTGATGCACGCTATTTCCATGAAAATCCATTATTCTGCGTCCATCCACATCCTCAATGTATATCCCCTCTGCACTAACAATGGCATTTAAACACGGCGTGGACATCGACTGATGAAGAAAAAGCTTGCTGTCCTGGTCCAAAACAGCAAGCGCCTCTTCACTTAGATGCTCATCTTGCCAAGCTTGACGTTCATCCGTTCCATTGATATCTCCTTCTATACGACTATTGATGCGGATGGGCATAAGGCAGCTCCTTTCATCAACCGTTCATTGATTTGCTCAATCATTCGAGGTAACTGGGATATATCTTCAATAACGCCATGCGCTCCTGCTTCCATATAGTTCTTACGCACACGAGCAGTTATCTGACGTTCTTCCTCTGGAGACAACTGCTCTACCTCAGCTTCCGTAAGACCAAGCATCGAGCTGCCTTTCACAATACCAATCGCCCATACGCCTGCACTATTTGCCTCTTGAATATCAGATATTGTATCTCCGACCTTGACCACTTGTGCATGATGACGCAGACCAAGCTGCTTCATATTTTCATATATCATGTACGGATATGGTCTGCCTTTATCCATAACCAGGTCAGGAGTTACCCAATGATCAGGTTCGTAGCCATATTTCTTGGCAGTCTTCTCCACAATAGAAAGCATCGCGGAAGTATAGCCTGTAGTGGCTCCGATTTTTAAGCCCTGCTGCTTCAACTGCTGTATGGTCTCTACAACATAGGGTATGGGCTTTCCGTACTGCGGGAGAATAGCCAGGAGTTTGGGCTCGAATCGATCATGCAACTCATCAATGTCTGCCTCCGTGTAACCACGGTTGAATTTCTCCTGAAAAGCGGCTTCTATTCTAGGCATTTGCAACAACGATTGAATGTGATCCCACTTCAGTTGCCCCATTGGAACCCGTACCTCTTCCATCGTTAACAGAATATCTATTTCCTCAAAAATATCCATAAACACCTGCACCGGTGCAAAACAACCATAATCAACTGTGGTTCCCGCCCAATCTAAAATAACACCCTCAATTCTCATCCTTCATCTCTCCAACATAACGTAATATTTGTTCACTTAATTTCTTCATATCCTCGGCATGCACGTCACCTATATTCCCGATACGAAATACATTCGCATCAGTTAATTTACCAGGGTAAATTACATAACCAGCCGATTTCAAATCGTGATAAAAATGGTCAAATGAAAAGGGGAAATGCACTGGGTACAAGAAGGTTGTAATAATGGGGGAATGAAACTCCCTAGCCAAGTAAGTCGTAAAGCCAGCTTGAACCAACCCTTCCACAACCATTTGCTGATTCCTGCAATATCTCGCATGACGGGCTTCCACACCGCCTTCTTCTGCCAGTTCCTTTAGGGCTTGGGCAAATGCGTAAACCACATGCGTTGGCGAAGTAAAGCGCCACTTGCCCTCGTCCTGCTCCATCGTGTCCCATTGGTCATACAAATCAAGCGATAATGAACGTGCTCTTCCTTTGCATTTCTTAAGCTCATTCCTTTGGCAAAGTATAAAGCTGAAACCTGGCACACCCTGAATGCATTTATTCGCGCTGCTGATGATAAAGTCGATTTGTAGCTGTTCTACTTCAATCGGAATGCCTCCGAAGCTACTCATGGCATCTATTATTGCTATTCGATTATTCCGCTTAATCACATCAATCACCGCTTCAAGCGGGTTCAGAATACCTGTGGTCGTCTCACAATGAACCATAGCAACATGCGTAATAGAAGTATCTTCAACCAGAGTCCTCTCCACTGCTTGTGGATCAACCTGTGTATTCGTGTCAAAGATAAGGGATACATACGAAATTTGAAGTACCTTTGCGATTTCTTCGATGCGCTTCCCATATGCACCATTTCGCAAAATTAACAGCTTCCCGTCATTCGGAATGACCGATCCAATTGTCGATTCAATCCCGAAGGTACCACTTCCTTGCATGAACAGGGCTGTATAGTGCTCCTTTGATGCACGACCAACCTCTAATAGTTGCAGGCGAATCTGCTGAACAATGGTCTTATAGTCATGATCCCAGGTGCACCAATCCTTTAGCATCGCCTCTTTGACCGTTGAGGTTGTGGATAAGGGACCCGGTGTTAATAATAAATACGGATTACTCATAGC
This window encodes:
- a CDS encoding DUF4097 family beta strand repeat-containing protein; this encodes MKTNKWIWISMAVVLVVILVIGLQDGSQDFELTEDIPAKEVQSIEINNDSWDLVVRESADNQVHVDIEGNQTDKKKAPVVVTRKSNNLVIQQDKQIGGAFSAFSFHKEGTIKVLIPKNTVEQVRMVNNEGDINIRTLATHNLIVENKAGSVNFNQVEADSGDLNLIEGDLHVKDSSFDRIDVAARGNDLYFKNVTSSVMNLYSKSGEIVLNGVEEKGEMRVETKTGDIQVNYQTAPSSLKVAVENAKGDTTVHLANLSTTEKTDEDVDGIIGTGKNSLYVKSYSGSIGVK
- a CDS encoding ABC transporter permease, with product MFRLMKIEWKRNNLAGYGIRAVVCMVIIFGMVAGMALMSNAQDEPMFLDFTAFMSLANIFIRITFVVFSGIIISRLVIDEYKNKTIQLLFTYPLQRKKVIQAKLMIVIGFCFFSVVISTFIIEVLTVLLNPTVHFFETTATKEDVLATFPAILIASVMTAGLSLIPLSFGMRKKSTATTITSSVILGILLNSMVSDGSSSVSMFQFIGVPIVFCMLGLAVAYLSYRKIDRTDVA
- a CDS encoding ABC transporter ATP-binding protein, giving the protein METMIQINHLSKAYKGNNIVSNVTMHIEKGEIYGFLGPNGAGKTTIMKMILNLVKPTSGEIVVLNQPVLQTSFQYLQHIGSIIEYPVFYDRVTAADNLKYHCDYTRYDGEDRIQEVLETVGLKGVGNKKVHEFSLGMKQRLGIARAILTKPGILILDEPINGLDPVGIKDIRMLLLELKNDYGMTILISSHIVSEIESIADTIGIINNGQLIKEVKMSEIKRENVEYLEIKVTDSKQASLVLERKLNIHDYEVMDLETIRVYQQDVSQSVINKELVLNDIVVNRIETQQSNLEEYFLNLINGGK
- a CDS encoding response regulator transcription factor produces the protein MNIFILEDNLIQQQRLERIIKELSLKHQIRYRSLFSTAKPDHLLSHIENVADHQLYFLDLEIKHEEHKGLTVAQEIRKKDPYGTIVFVTTHSELAPITFEYRVAALDFIEKELQEEEFIRKVEDCLLIANSLRTIPVSPDNFSFENKYTSFQLPFSDILYFETMEIAHKIRLITKSKVLDFYAELNEIADYDERLFRCHRAFVVNLANIRSIDKKNKLIMFDHNESCPVSRRLQKETIEKMKALK
- a CDS encoding sensor histidine kinase — its product is MINLIMSIQILSFFLIFQSISRYHFTIKEITAWLAIFLMIGFVSTYFIGVWGAITLFFCFVGISYFKNHRTFTALGFYYGAYALVMNSFIGYLAADPITGLVEFIFKQSSANIDYLPYLFTAMAPPIINEIGLRLVRHYVPQLNKEILQESSKVILFPVIVLLIIIIISVYPILTIGNKSGEFSSFHRTLLVGMWLLFIIALLYMQFQYSHIQKREIEKSKSEQLVQLKDYATQLEKIYDEFRGFRHDYANILLTLEEGIYREDWEQVKQVFEQTVKPTGQLMRKNEYSFVKLRNLHISEVKSILAAKIIMAQQMKIDVALEIEEPIHLIQMELISFTRIFSILLDNAIEAAAKTDEAKIWIVLLEDSAVQRIKIQNSSGEKVSLRRLGERGYSSKGKGRGVGLFNVQQMLKENNFASLETESQSALFSQTLILRKTGERK
- a CDS encoding histidinol-phosphatase HisJ family protein, with translation MAIPNLIIDQHVHSSYSPDSSSTLEELVRYALALGKPAVVTTDHLEYDCKYFKQDVHIDWNSYDREVVELAKRYPLEIRKGIEVGFRSDYKDAINKYLAQHEFDVILLSAHNDGNLDFSEKAYHDLPMQQRLRHYFKHVREAVDQMDNYDIVAHLDYVTRYTTYPVVEQDLVACKPILYDILKLIIEKGKVLELNTTGLYRQGWIHPHPYILNMYVNLGGRAVSIGSDAHQAGDVQQGFAEAIELLQNVGIHEVVQYKRRTPYMVPIS
- a CDS encoding ABC transporter ATP-binding protein; its protein translation is MISLVNIVKNYGGKQNESRAVDGLNLEIAKGEFVALLGPSGCGKTTTLMMLAGLLKPTSGEIYFKDKLMNHVEPKDRNIGMVFQSYALYPHLTVRDNIAFPLRERKMSKKEAHERALHTSVIMQIDHLLDRKPSQLSGGQQQRVAMARALSKDPEILLLDEPMSNLDARLKLDVRDEIRKIQRKLGVTTIIVTHDQEEALAISDRVAILNDGKIQQYAPPNELFQHPANLFVASFLGNPPMNLIDGTVEQREDRQWVKTKLFELEIPQSRRLEKQHIGKAVKLGIRPHDFFLPEHPNEASIMLRIDLIEHLGNGQLVKMTDRDGESDIMIRLLTDNEKQLKEQEIVSIGIRPDKFHLFDMTDEGRNLLQFQ